In Vigna angularis cultivar LongXiaoDou No.4 chromosome 8, ASM1680809v1, whole genome shotgun sequence, one DNA window encodes the following:
- the LOC108345250 gene encoding peroxidase 12-like, with protein MTRSCAYLLHCLLFVSFILLTAQIHASQTEAKSPLVKGLSYSFYSKTCPKLETIVRNHLKKVFKNDNGQAPALLRIFFHDCFVQGCDGSVLLDGSPGERDQPANGGIRSEALETIDDLRALVHKDCGRIVSCADITVLAARDAVSLTGGPDYAVPLGRRDGVSFSTTGTRDLPKPFNTTGATLDAFAAKSFDATDVVALSGAHTYGRAHCSTFFNRLSPLDPIMDKTLAKQLQSTCPNADSDNTANLDIRTPTVFDNKYYLDLMNRQGVFTSDQDLFSDKRTKGLVNAFAVNQTLFFEKFVDAVVRLSQLDVLTGNQGEIRAKCNVVNSKKSVLQEVVQFVYQF; from the exons ATGACTAGGTCTTGTGCTTATCTTCTGCACTGTTTACTCTTCGTTTCTTTCATTTTGCTCACTGCACAGATACATGCCTCCCAAACAGAAGCCAAATCGCCACTAGTAAAGGGACTCTCATATTCTTTCTATTCCAAAACCTGTCCTAAACTTGAAACCATTGTCAGAAACCATCTCAAGAAGGTCTTCAAGAACGACAATGGCCAAGCTCCTGCCTTACTCCGCATTTTCTTCCATGATTGCTTTGTTCAG GGATGTGATGGGTCAGTGCTGCTAGATGGGAGTCCAGGTGAAAGAGACCAACCAGCAAACGGGGGAATAAGAAGTGAGGCTTTGGAAACCATTGATGACCTCAGAGCTCTTGTTCATAAGGACTGTGGAAGAATCGTTTCTTGCGCAGATATCACTGTCTTGGCTGCACGTGATGCTGTTTCTCTT ACAGGAGGCCCTGATTATGCAGTGCCACTGGGAAGACGAGACGGTGTAAGCTTCAGTACAACAGGAACACGTGACCTTCCCAAACCCTTCAACACCACCGGCGCCACCCTCGACGCTTTCGCCGCCAAAAGCTTCGATGCCACAGACGTGGTGGCGTTATCAGGCGCACACACCTATGGCCGTGCACACTGCAGCACCTTCTTCAACAGGCTTTCCCCGCTGGACCCCATCATGGACAAAACCCTAGCCAAGCAGCTCCAATCCACGTGCCCAAATGCAGACTCCGACAACACAGCGAACTTGGACATCAGAACGCCCACAGTGTTTGATAACAAATACTACCTTGATTTGATGAACCGTCAGGGAGTGTTCACCTCTGACCAGGACCTGTTCAGTGATAAGAGGACAAAAGGGTTGGTGAATGCTTTCGCTGTTAACCAAACCCTGTTCTTTGAGAAGTTTGTCGATGCTGTTGTGAGGCTGAGTCAGTTGGATGTGTTGACCGGAAACCAGGGTGAGATTCGTGCCAAATGCAACGTGGTGAATAGCAAGAAATCTGTGTTGCAAGAGGTGGTGCAATTTGTTTATCAGTTTTGA